A window from Manduca sexta isolate Smith_Timp_Sample1 chromosome 24, JHU_Msex_v1.0, whole genome shotgun sequence encodes these proteins:
- the LOC115440465 gene encoding cytochrome c oxidase assembly protein COX20, mitochondrial, whose amino-acid sequence MDTVVKSMLEDEEEEEKKGIVLFGRDLSKIPCFRESFLYGIATGVGLGLATFVKTSRPMLSQHVGVGTFSMSTLLYWSYCRYQWSKQRFDAQLLQDALKDKILYEGTVVEKELEKQGVLKSA is encoded by the exons ATGGATACAGTAGTAAAATCTATGTTAGAAGATGAAGAAGAGGaggaaaaaaag GGTATAGTACTATTCGGCAGGGACCTATCAAAAATACCATGTTTTCGGGAAAGCTTCTTGTATGGCATAGCAACTGGTGTTGGATTGGGATTAGCTACCTTCGTCAAGACATCAAGACCAATGCTTTCCCAACATGTTGGCGTGGGCACTTTTTCCATGTCAACTTTGCTCTATTGGTCATATTGTAGATATCAATGGTCAAAACAAAGATTTGACGCTCAATTATTGCAAGACGCTttgaaagataaaattttatatgaaggaACAGTAGTTGAAAAGGAATTAGAAAAACAGGGTGTTCTAAAGTCGGCATAg